Part of the Methanococcus voltae genome, TTGTCCAGCACCTACGCCGAAAGTGCTCATTAAATCTCCAGCCATAACTGCAAGAGATGTTCTGTGGAAGTAAACAAAGAAATAAACTATTGCAAGAACTGCAAACATTACCCATCTGTATTTCATCATTTTAGATATATTTTCTTTCGATAACATAATAGTACCTCAAAATTGAATTAAGCTATGATTAATCAATTTTCGGTTCAATAATTGTTATCACCAAGTCTCTCGTAATTCTATTATATCTAACTAATATATATAATATGGGCATTAGATTTATTAATAACTAAAAATTGATTAAATTAAAAAATAAAGTAAAAAATAATATAAAAATAATATAAAAATAAGTAAAAAAAATAATATAAGATAATGTAAAGATAATATGAAATTAAAAATTAAATAAATCGATGATTTCTTTTTCGTTTAAATCTTTACCAATTATGCAAATTTCAGAAGATTTTTTAGTATTTAAATTTTCAAGTTCGTAGTTATTTCCAACATAGTTAAATTCTGCATAACGTTGAACTTCTGGATTTTTCTCATCGATGTAATTAATATATCCTTTTCCCCGCATAATTAATCCATAATCATTAGATTTTAAAGATTCTACAGCATTTTTAAAAGATTCTACATTTAAAGGATTGTTAAAACTAACTAAAACACTTGAAACGCCTTGCATAGCCTTGTGGACATCTCCGATATAAAGTTCTTTTGAAATTGTTTCTTTACTATCATCAATGACTTTTAAAAACTTATCAGAGTCTATATCATCCCAATTTTCAGAAATAATTATTGCATTATCATTTGTTTCTTTTAAAGAATTTACAATATTATCTAATTCATTTTGAGTTATATACTGAGATTTACTGATAATTAACTTGTCTGCATTCTTTATTTGGTCGTTGAAAAAATCACCGAACAATTCAACTTGATCCAGGTAATTTTCACCATCAATTACAGTAA contains:
- a CDS encoding CobW family GTP-binding protein — its product is MNKIKIDVISGYLGSGKTTFIQKLVKSTENERIVIIENEFGDIGIDGDILRDKGLDVVELEKGCICCTLKLNFLKSLKNIIEYMKPTRIIVEPTGMGLLSQIIGIVLDDNNKEIQDNCTLNSAITVIDGENYLDQVELFGDFFNDQIKNADKLIISKSQYITQNELDNIVNSLKETNDNAIIISENWDDIDSDKFLKVIDDSKETISKELYIGDVHKAMQGVSSVLVSFNNPLNVESFKNAVESLKSNDYGLIMRGKGYINYIDEKNPEVQRYAEFNYVGNNYELENLNTKKSSEICIIGKDLNEKEIIDLFNF